The proteins below are encoded in one region of Paeniglutamicibacter cryotolerans:
- a CDS encoding 2-hydroxy-3-oxopropionate reductase, which produces MSNKEHVAFIGLGIMGLPMAINLVKAGYTVSGYNRSPQGAADLAAAGGTSAAGIPEAVAGADVIITMVPDSPDVAAVVRGEQGVFAHAKAGALWIDNSSIRPDVAVELAAEARAAGLRPLDGPVSGGEQGAIDAVLSIMVGGEKEDFETALPVLESIGKTIVHVGPVGSGQTVKAANQLIVAANIQALSEAVVFLEAYGVDTTAALRVLGGGLAGSKVLEQKGQKILDRSFGPGFRLALHNKDMGIVTSAAREAGIVLPLGAVVAQLVASTVANGDGGLDHSGLFRGVQRLSGTTEAA; this is translated from the coding sequence GTGTCGAACAAGGAACACGTCGCATTCATTGGACTGGGCATCATGGGCCTGCCCATGGCCATCAACCTGGTCAAGGCCGGATACACGGTCAGCGGCTATAACCGTAGCCCACAAGGTGCCGCTGACCTGGCCGCGGCCGGGGGGACCTCCGCCGCGGGCATCCCCGAAGCGGTGGCCGGGGCCGACGTCATCATCACCATGGTTCCGGACTCCCCGGACGTAGCTGCCGTCGTACGCGGCGAGCAGGGCGTCTTCGCCCACGCCAAGGCCGGGGCACTGTGGATCGACAACTCCTCGATCCGCCCCGATGTGGCAGTGGAACTGGCCGCCGAAGCCCGTGCGGCGGGACTGCGCCCGCTGGACGGGCCGGTATCCGGTGGAGAACAGGGCGCCATCGATGCCGTGCTCTCGATCATGGTCGGCGGGGAGAAGGAGGACTTCGAAACCGCTCTACCGGTCCTTGAATCCATTGGCAAGACCATCGTGCACGTGGGCCCGGTTGGCTCTGGACAGACGGTGAAGGCAGCCAACCAGCTGATCGTTGCTGCCAATATCCAGGCGCTCTCCGAGGCCGTCGTCTTCCTTGAGGCCTACGGCGTGGACACCACCGCGGCCTTGCGGGTGCTCGGTGGCGGGCTGGCCGGTTCCAAGGTACTGGAACAGAAAGGCCAGAAGATCCTGGACCGTTCCTTCGGCCCGGGCTTCCGCCTGGCCCTGCACAACAAGGACATGGGTATCGTCACCTCGGCTGCCCGCGAGGCCGGCATCGTATTGCCGCTGGGTGCCGTCGTGGCCCAGCTGGTGGCATCCACCGTCGCCAACGGCGACGGTGGGCTAGACCACTCGGGCCTCTTCCGCGGTGTCCAGCGACTTTCCGGAACTACCGAAGCGGCCTGA
- a CDS encoding hydroxypyruvate isomerase family protein gives MSYTVNCSILLTELPLLQRPAAAKAAGFENVEFWWPFAASVPKDAEVDQFIAALKDAGVQLTGLNFNAGDMPAGDRGLVSWKGRCSEFKENIEIVVAIGSATGCTAFNALYGNRQEEHTPEAQDELAVENLVAAAIGVAAIGGTVLLEPVSGAARYPLKFADDALSVIAKTRAAGVQNVKLLADFYHLAVNGDDVEAVINAHAHEFGHIQIADDPGRGAPGSGTLPLGDWITRSRELGYAGHIGLEYKAAVEDAFGWLIRQNA, from the coding sequence GTGTCCTACACCGTCAACTGCTCCATCCTGCTGACCGAGCTGCCGCTGCTCCAGCGACCCGCGGCCGCCAAGGCCGCCGGTTTCGAAAACGTGGAATTCTGGTGGCCCTTCGCCGCATCCGTTCCGAAGGACGCCGAGGTTGACCAGTTCATCGCCGCATTGAAGGACGCCGGCGTTCAGCTCACTGGCCTGAACTTCAATGCCGGAGACATGCCAGCGGGAGACCGCGGACTGGTCTCTTGGAAGGGCCGCTGCTCCGAGTTCAAGGAAAACATCGAAATCGTTGTGGCTATCGGCTCCGCCACCGGATGCACCGCCTTCAACGCGCTCTACGGAAACCGCCAGGAGGAGCACACTCCCGAGGCCCAGGACGAGCTGGCAGTTGAGAACCTGGTTGCGGCCGCCATCGGCGTGGCGGCCATCGGCGGTACGGTATTGCTCGAACCGGTCTCGGGCGCGGCCCGCTATCCGTTAAAGTTCGCCGACGACGCGCTGTCGGTGATCGCCAAGACCCGTGCAGCCGGTGTCCAGAACGTGAAGCTGCTCGCCGACTTCTATCATCTGGCAGTCAACGGTGACGATGTCGAGGCCGTTATCAACGCCCACGCCCACGAATTCGGGCACATCCAGATAGCCGACGATCCGGGACGCGGGGCACCGGGCAGCGGAACCCTCCCGCTGGGCGACTGGATCACCCGCAGCCGTGAACTGGGCTATGCCGGGCACATCGGCCTGGAGTACAAGGCCGCCGTCGAGGACGCCTTCGGTTGGCTGATCCGCCAGAACGCCTGA
- a CDS encoding bifunctional allantoicase/(S)-ureidoglycine aminohydrolase produces the protein MSNTPSATKPLQRSPYYSDLGGHPPQNDLLTDRAIVTEAYTVIPRGVMRDIVTSVFPEWTGTRAWVLNRPVAGGATTFAQSIVEVSPGGGSENPEPQSGVEGFLFVVEGRLALEIEGQGHELEAGGFAFLPAGTAWKAANNGVDVVRFHWIRKRYEALAGHVPAPVVGNEADLVPGAMPGTDNKWRTTRMLDPENLAYDMHVNIVTFEPGASIPFAETHVMEHGLYVLEGKAVYRLNGDWVEVQEGDYMALRAFCPQACYAGGPANFRYLLYKDVNRQIAL, from the coding sequence ATGTCTAACACCCCGTCGGCCACGAAACCGCTCCAGCGCAGCCCCTACTACAGTGATTTGGGCGGGCATCCGCCACAGAATGACCTGCTCACCGACCGGGCGATCGTTACCGAGGCCTACACGGTGATTCCGCGCGGAGTGATGCGCGATATTGTCACCTCGGTCTTTCCCGAATGGACCGGCACCCGGGCCTGGGTGTTGAACCGGCCCGTGGCCGGGGGTGCGACGACTTTCGCCCAGTCCATCGTCGAGGTGTCGCCCGGCGGCGGCTCCGAAAACCCGGAACCGCAGTCTGGTGTCGAGGGATTCCTGTTTGTGGTCGAAGGGCGCCTGGCGCTGGAAATTGAGGGACAGGGGCACGAGCTGGAAGCGGGAGGATTCGCCTTCCTTCCGGCCGGAACGGCCTGGAAAGCCGCGAACAACGGTGTCGACGTGGTCCGCTTCCACTGGATCCGCAAGCGCTACGAGGCGCTGGCCGGACACGTTCCTGCCCCGGTCGTGGGCAATGAAGCGGACCTGGTGCCCGGCGCCATGCCGGGTACCGACAACAAGTGGCGCACGACCAGGATGCTGGATCCGGAAAACCTGGCCTACGACATGCACGTGAACATCGTGACCTTCGAACCCGGGGCCTCGATTCCGTTTGCAGAGACCCATGTGATGGAGCATGGCCTCTACGTCCTCGAAGGCAAGGCCGTCTACCGGCTCAACGGCGACTGGGTGGAGGTGCAGGAGGGCGACTACATGGCTCTACGCGCCTTCTGCCCACAGGCTTGCTATGCCGGTGGCCCCGCCAATTTCCGGTACTTGCTCTACAAGGACGTGAATCGACAGATCGCCCTGTAA
- a CDS encoding DUF6986 family protein produces the protein MKAAPVLNAGALQSVELRLAATDRMLEHSYPGDDGTRQPIHTAYVPADKFNETLAADWGGAALEAAASAGGLEAIARSLGLEQTQRLAELVGLKLGSEPIEDLRLDFEDGYGNRGDAEEDASASEAARLVARAVAGGTAPPFIGIRFKCFEAPTRSRALRTLDLFLSELSAHGPLPSGLVLTLPKVTTVAQVEAMVFICEELELAHGLAPGRLRFEVQMETPQLILSQDGTVPSARLIHAGKGRVSSLHYGTYDYSASLGIAAAYQSMEHPAADYAKSVMQVAVAGTGVHLSDGSTNILPLGSPKDVAGAWALHARLVRRHLERGIYQGWDLHPAQLVTRYLATYSFYRDGFGAAARRLNNYVHQIESSIMDEPATARALARFIHRGHSCGALTLEEISAEAGIGFGQLEEIALSRHTTKEECHV, from the coding sequence ATGAAAGCCGCTCCGGTGCTGAACGCCGGAGCCCTGCAGTCCGTGGAGCTGCGCCTGGCCGCTACGGACCGGATGCTCGAGCACTCCTATCCGGGCGATGACGGCACCCGCCAGCCGATCCACACCGCCTACGTGCCGGCCGACAAATTCAACGAAACGCTGGCGGCCGATTGGGGAGGTGCCGCGCTGGAGGCCGCCGCATCGGCTGGCGGACTCGAAGCCATTGCCCGCTCCCTGGGGCTGGAGCAGACCCAACGCCTCGCGGAACTCGTCGGGCTCAAGCTGGGCAGTGAGCCGATCGAGGACCTTCGCCTGGACTTCGAGGACGGCTACGGCAACCGTGGCGATGCCGAGGAGGATGCCTCGGCCAGCGAAGCGGCCCGGCTGGTGGCCCGAGCGGTGGCCGGAGGCACCGCGCCCCCGTTCATTGGGATCAGGTTCAAGTGTTTCGAGGCGCCTACCCGGTCAAGGGCGCTGCGCACCCTTGACCTCTTTCTTTCCGAGCTTTCCGCGCATGGCCCGCTACCCTCGGGGTTGGTGCTGACCCTGCCTAAGGTCACCACGGTGGCCCAGGTTGAAGCCATGGTCTTCATCTGCGAAGAGCTCGAACTGGCCCACGGACTGGCTCCCGGCCGGCTGCGGTTCGAAGTCCAGATGGAAACCCCGCAGCTGATCCTCTCCCAAGACGGCACGGTACCCTCGGCGCGGCTCATCCATGCGGGCAAGGGCCGGGTCTCTTCGCTGCACTACGGCACTTATGACTATTCGGCGTCGCTGGGTATAGCCGCCGCCTACCAGTCGATGGAACACCCGGCTGCCGACTATGCCAAGTCGGTGATGCAGGTGGCCGTTGCAGGTACCGGCGTGCACCTCTCGGATGGCTCGACGAATATCTTGCCGCTTGGTTCCCCGAAGGACGTTGCCGGGGCTTGGGCCCTGCACGCCCGGTTGGTGCGCCGGCATCTGGAACGCGGGATCTACCAGGGCTGGGACCTGCATCCGGCCCAGCTGGTGACCCGATACCTGGCCACCTACTCGTTCTACCGCGACGGCTTCGGTGCCGCGGCACGGCGATTGAACAACTACGTCCACCAGATCGAATCGTCCATCATGGACGAGCCGGCCACCGCCCGTGCGTTGGCCCGGTTCATCCACCGTGGGCACTCCTGCGGGGCACTGACCCTGGAAGAAATCAGCGCAGAGGCCGGCATCGGCTTCGGCCAGCTCGAGGAGATCGCCCTCTCCCGCCACACGACCAAGGAAGAATGCCATGTCTAA
- the aceB gene encoding malate synthase A, translated as MTYILNGTPDITGAAEILSAEALDFVEKLHHRFAATRTSLINARAGARATASASGTMDFLPETAHIRNGDWRVAEAPEALRDRRVEITGPATPAKMAINALNSGAKVWLADLEDAATPTWSNVIDALVNLGAAARGTLSYTSPEGKAYALRADASLATVVVRPRGWHLPESNLSVDGAPAVGALVDFGLHFFHNAVHLAATGQGPFYYLPKMESHLEARLWNEVFTFAESELGLVHGTIRATVLIETIPAAFEMDEILYELRDHASGLNAGRWDYLFSIIKTFREAGDKFIMPDRAAVAMTAPMMRAYTDLLVATCHKRGAFAMGGMAAVIPNRREPEVTEVAFAKVRADKTREANDGFDGSWVAHPDLVGICAEVFGSVLGNEPNQLSRQRPEVSVSADQLLDVASAPGQVTEAGVHANLYVAVAYTAAWLSGNGAVAIHNLMEDAATAEISRSQVWQQIRNRVVADDTGNVITAGLVEGILAEEIERLRAEIADEDRFARYYEPAAELIGRLVSGRDEDFEDFLTLPAYRLLSSELVAP; from the coding sequence ATGACCTATATCCTCAACGGAACCCCGGACATCACCGGCGCCGCGGAAATCCTCAGCGCGGAAGCACTGGACTTCGTCGAAAAACTGCACCACCGCTTCGCCGCCACCCGCACCTCGCTGATCAATGCCAGGGCCGGGGCCCGCGCCACGGCATCCGCCAGCGGAACGATGGATTTCCTGCCCGAAACGGCGCACATCCGCAACGGCGACTGGAGGGTTGCCGAAGCTCCCGAGGCGCTGCGTGACCGACGAGTGGAAATCACCGGACCGGCCACCCCGGCCAAGATGGCCATCAACGCCCTGAACTCCGGGGCCAAGGTCTGGCTTGCGGACCTCGAGGACGCGGCCACGCCGACCTGGTCAAACGTCATCGACGCCCTGGTGAACCTCGGTGCCGCGGCTCGCGGGACCCTGTCCTACACCTCGCCGGAAGGCAAGGCCTACGCCCTGCGTGCCGATGCGTCCCTCGCCACCGTGGTGGTGCGCCCGCGCGGGTGGCACCTGCCCGAATCCAACCTGTCCGTTGACGGGGCTCCCGCCGTCGGTGCACTGGTCGACTTCGGACTGCACTTCTTCCACAACGCCGTGCATCTGGCAGCCACAGGCCAGGGACCGTTCTACTACCTGCCGAAGATGGAATCGCATCTTGAAGCCAGGCTGTGGAACGAGGTCTTCACCTTCGCCGAGTCGGAACTGGGCCTGGTGCACGGGACCATTCGCGCCACCGTGCTGATCGAGACCATTCCTGCCGCCTTCGAGATGGACGAGATCCTCTACGAGCTGCGCGATCATGCGTCCGGACTGAATGCCGGGCGATGGGACTACCTCTTCAGCATCATCAAGACCTTCCGCGAGGCCGGTGACAAGTTCATCATGCCCGACCGTGCCGCTGTGGCTATGACGGCTCCGATGATGCGCGCCTATACCGATTTGCTGGTGGCCACGTGCCACAAACGCGGTGCATTTGCCATGGGCGGCATGGCCGCAGTGATCCCCAACCGCCGCGAACCCGAGGTGACCGAGGTGGCCTTCGCGAAGGTCCGGGCCGACAAGACCCGCGAGGCCAACGACGGATTCGATGGCTCCTGGGTGGCGCACCCTGACCTGGTCGGGATCTGTGCCGAGGTCTTTGGGTCGGTGCTCGGAAACGAGCCGAACCAGCTGTCCCGCCAGCGCCCGGAGGTCAGCGTGAGCGCCGACCAGCTGCTGGACGTCGCTTCCGCCCCCGGACAGGTGACCGAGGCCGGTGTGCACGCCAACCTCTACGTAGCCGTCGCCTACACCGCTGCCTGGCTCAGCGGCAACGGCGCCGTGGCGATCCACAATCTCATGGAGGATGCGGCCACCGCCGAAATCTCCCGCTCGCAGGTCTGGCAGCAGATCCGCAACCGCGTCGTCGCCGATGACACCGGCAACGTGATCACTGCCGGGCTGGTCGAGGGGATCCTGGCCGAGGAAATCGAGCGCCTGCGCGCGGAAATTGCCGACGAGGACCGCTTTGCCCGCTACTACGAGCCTGCCGCCGAACTGATTGGCCGACTGGTCTCGGGACGGGACGAAGACTTCGAGGACTTCCTGACGCTACCGGCCTACCGGCTGCTTTCCTCCGAGCTGGTGGCCCCATGA
- a CDS encoding NAD-dependent malic enzyme, translating into MANPSPGYSLTLRVETPATITATSELAIAVGSVGGAITALDVTESGHDTMVVDVSCNTTGEEHAERVRDALNALDDVTVQHVSDRTFLMHLGGKLSVNPKVPLRNRDDLSRAYTPGVARVCLAIAKNPADARNLTIKRNTIAVVTDGSAVLGLGNIGPAAALPVMEGKAALFKQFADVDAWPVCLDTQDTEEIIMIVKALAPVYGGINLEDIAAPRCFEIEARLREELDIPVFHDDQHGTAIVTLAALQNALLVVNKRIESVKIVVSGVGAAGNAIIQLLQARGATNIIACGRNGAIDRNSEHADPHRAWLAANTNPDNFSGTLHDAVAGADVFIGVSAPDVLEEKHVASMAKDSIVFAMANPDPEIDPNIAGRHAAVVATGRSDFPNQINNVLAFPGFFRGLLDAGVSEIEPAMLVAAANAIAARVSDAELNPGFIVPNVFDPHVASDVAAAVVAAVSKKK; encoded by the coding sequence ATGGCGAATCCCAGCCCCGGATACTCACTGACGCTTCGGGTGGAAACCCCCGCGACGATCACCGCGACCAGCGAACTTGCCATCGCGGTGGGTTCCGTAGGAGGTGCCATCACGGCACTTGACGTGACCGAATCGGGGCACGACACCATGGTCGTGGACGTCAGCTGCAACACGACGGGCGAAGAGCACGCCGAGCGCGTCCGTGATGCCCTGAACGCGCTTGACGATGTCACGGTCCAGCACGTGAGTGACCGCACCTTCCTGATGCATCTGGGCGGCAAGCTCTCGGTGAATCCGAAGGTTCCGCTGCGCAACCGAGATGACCTTTCCCGTGCCTACACCCCGGGTGTGGCCCGGGTCTGCCTGGCGATTGCCAAGAACCCCGCCGACGCCCGCAACCTGACCATCAAGCGCAACACCATTGCCGTGGTCACCGACGGTTCGGCCGTGCTGGGCCTGGGAAATATCGGCCCGGCCGCCGCGCTGCCGGTGATGGAGGGCAAGGCCGCGCTCTTCAAGCAGTTTGCCGATGTCGACGCGTGGCCGGTGTGTCTTGACACGCAGGACACCGAGGAAATCATCATGATCGTGAAGGCGTTGGCGCCCGTCTACGGAGGCATCAACCTCGAAGACATCGCCGCACCGCGTTGCTTCGAGATCGAGGCCCGCCTGCGCGAGGAACTGGATATCCCGGTCTTCCACGACGATCAGCACGGCACGGCGATCGTGACCCTCGCCGCGCTGCAGAACGCCCTGCTCGTCGTGAACAAGCGCATCGAGTCGGTTAAGATCGTGGTCTCGGGTGTCGGAGCCGCCGGCAACGCCATTATCCAGCTGCTGCAGGCGCGCGGTGCAACGAACATCATTGCCTGCGGACGGAACGGCGCCATCGACCGCAATAGCGAGCATGCCGATCCCCACCGCGCTTGGTTGGCAGCAAACACGAACCCGGACAACTTCAGTGGAACGCTGCACGATGCAGTCGCCGGGGCCGATGTCTTCATCGGCGTTTCGGCACCAGACGTGCTCGAAGAAAAACACGTGGCCTCCATGGCCAAGGACTCGATCGTCTTCGCCATGGCCAACCCGGACCCGGAAATCGACCCGAACATCGCCGGCCGCCATGCGGCAGTGGTCGCCACCGGGCGTAGCGACTTCCCGAACCAGATCAACAACGTGCTGGCCTTCCCCGGATTCTTCCGCGGTCTCCTGGACGCGGGAGTCTCGGAAATCGAACCGGCCATGCTCGTGGCCGCGGCCAACGCCATCGCAGCCCGCGTCTCGGACGCCGAACTGAACCCGGGATTCATCGTCCCCAACGTCTTTGATCCACACGTCGCCTCAGATGTCGCCGCCGCAGTCGTGGCCGCCGTCTCCAAGAAGAAGTAA
- a CDS encoding IclR family transcriptional regulator: MSIKQASGVQSVERAFELLELMARAGGEVTLTQLATETPLPLPTIHRLLRTLVGIGYVRQLPSRRYSLGPRLIRLGEVANRQLGALAEPVLREMVEQLGESANMAVLDGDMVTYISQVPSPHSMRMFTEVGRRANLHDTGVGKAILSVLADERVRRLVGEAGMPTPTPNTIATLPDLFTELERIRDVGYAVDEEEQEPGVRCFAMAVPGAPTPMALSISGPTTRVDAAFADRAIPALILATSKIASALVAVEN; encoded by the coding sequence ATGTCCATCAAGCAAGCCAGTGGCGTGCAGTCTGTTGAACGCGCCTTCGAGCTCCTTGAGCTGATGGCCCGCGCCGGCGGAGAGGTTACGCTCACCCAGCTCGCCACTGAAACCCCGCTGCCGCTACCGACCATCCACCGCCTGTTGCGGACTCTGGTGGGCATCGGATATGTCAGGCAGCTGCCCAGCCGCAGATATTCGCTCGGGCCCCGGCTGATCCGCCTCGGAGAGGTGGCCAACCGCCAGCTGGGCGCACTGGCGGAACCCGTCCTGCGCGAAATGGTGGAACAGTTGGGCGAGTCGGCCAACATGGCGGTACTGGACGGGGACATGGTCACCTACATCTCCCAAGTCCCCTCCCCCCACTCGATGCGCATGTTCACCGAGGTGGGCCGCCGGGCCAACCTCCACGACACCGGCGTGGGCAAGGCGATCCTCTCGGTGCTCGCCGACGAACGCGTCCGGCGCCTGGTCGGCGAGGCCGGCATGCCCACCCCCACGCCGAATACTATAGCCACCCTCCCCGACCTGTTCACCGAGCTCGAGCGCATCCGCGACGTCGGCTACGCGGTTGACGAGGAGGAGCAGGAACCCGGCGTCCGGTGCTTTGCGATGGCGGTGCCCGGGGCGCCGACACCGATGGCGTTGTCCATCTCCGGCCCCACGACCCGGGTGGATGCCGCCTTCGCCGACCGGGCCATTCCGGCCCTGATCCTGGCAACCTCAAAGATCGCCAGCGCACTGGTGGCTGTAGAGAACTGA
- a CDS encoding nucleobase:cation symporter-2 family protein has product MKAVSSHTAIPKRPEDEVLPLGRTIAYGFQHVLTMYGGIIAPPLIIGRAAGLDDVQVGVLVASCLFIGGLATILQTVGIPFFGCQLPLVQGTSFASVATLVAIVNGGGGLPAVFGAVLAASAIGFLIAPFFARIVRFFPPVVTGVVITMIGLSLTPVAANWAMGGNASSEDYGSLPNIGLAAVTFAIVLLLSKVGVAAISRLSILLAMVIGTLIAAAVGMTDFSRVGNGPIFAIPAPLAFGWPVFEIGGIISMTIVVLVILTETTADILAVGEIAKTRVDSKRIANGLRADMASSIVAPFFNTFTQSAFAQNVGLVAITGVKSRFVVTAGGGILVVLGVLPVLGRVVAAIPTPVLGGAGIVLFGTVAASGVRTLSKVNYDKGLNMIIVSASLAFGMIPIVKPDFYDAFPTWFATIFHSGISSAAVMAVLLNLLFNEMKFGNPKKGGSVLVATPPRMVRREEVRGLLDGDYFQAGKLIDADGDEIILVTDEEFRAEVVRHQHECKNAGIPVPEVSEFERK; this is encoded by the coding sequence ATGAAGGCTGTCAGTAGTCATACTGCTATACCGAAACGCCCCGAAGATGAGGTCCTGCCCCTGGGACGGACCATCGCCTACGGTTTCCAACACGTCTTGACCATGTACGGGGGCATCATTGCCCCTCCGCTGATTATCGGCAGGGCCGCTGGCCTGGACGATGTCCAGGTCGGTGTGCTGGTTGCCAGCTGTCTGTTCATCGGCGGCCTGGCAACTATCCTGCAGACCGTCGGCATTCCGTTCTTCGGTTGCCAGCTGCCTCTGGTGCAGGGAACGTCCTTCGCCTCGGTGGCCACGCTCGTTGCCATCGTCAACGGAGGCGGTGGCCTTCCCGCGGTCTTTGGCGCGGTGCTCGCGGCTTCAGCGATAGGCTTCCTGATAGCCCCGTTCTTCGCCCGCATCGTACGGTTCTTCCCACCGGTGGTGACTGGCGTGGTGATTACGATGATCGGGCTCTCGCTGACCCCGGTTGCCGCGAACTGGGCCATGGGTGGAAACGCCAGCTCCGAGGACTACGGCAGCCTGCCGAACATCGGCCTGGCGGCCGTCACCTTCGCCATCGTCCTGTTGTTGAGCAAGGTCGGCGTCGCCGCCATCTCGCGGCTCTCCATCCTGCTGGCCATGGTTATCGGCACATTGATCGCCGCGGCCGTGGGCATGACCGACTTCTCCCGCGTGGGCAATGGACCGATCTTCGCCATTCCGGCTCCGTTGGCCTTCGGCTGGCCCGTCTTCGAGATCGGCGGCATTATTTCGATGACCATCGTGGTGCTGGTCATCCTCACCGAAACCACGGCGGACATCCTGGCCGTGGGCGAAATTGCGAAGACCCGGGTCGACTCCAAGCGTATCGCCAACGGGCTTCGCGCCGACATGGCCTCGAGCATCGTCGCCCCCTTCTTCAACACCTTCACCCAGAGCGCCTTTGCCCAGAACGTCGGCCTCGTGGCCATTACCGGGGTCAAATCCCGCTTCGTGGTTACCGCAGGCGGCGGCATCCTGGTGGTCCTGGGTGTTCTGCCGGTCCTCGGACGCGTCGTTGCGGCCATCCCCACTCCGGTTCTCGGTGGGGCCGGGATCGTGCTCTTCGGCACCGTTGCAGCCAGCGGCGTGCGCACCTTGTCGAAGGTGAACTATGACAAGGGCCTGAATATGATCATCGTTTCGGCCTCGCTGGCCTTCGGCATGATCCCGATCGTCAAGCCCGACTTCTACGATGCGTTCCCGACCTGGTTCGCCACCATCTTCCACTCCGGAATCAGCTCCGCCGCGGTGATGGCGGTGCTGTTGAACCTGCTCTTCAACGAGATGAAGTTCGGCAACCCGAAGAAGGGCGGCTCGGTCCTGGTGGCCACGCCACCGCGCATGGTCCGCCGCGAGGAGGTCCGCGGGTTGCTCGACGGAGACTACTTCCAGGCCGGCAAGCTGATCGATGCCGACGGCGATGAAATCATTCTCGTGACAGATGAGGAGTTCAGGGCTGAGGTGGTACGGCACCAGCATGAATGCAAGAATGCCGGCATTCCGGTACCGGAAGTCAGCGAATTCGAGCGGAAGTAG
- the pucL gene encoding factor-independent urate hydroxylase: MTTTAEAKTGTSIILGKNQFGKAEVRVVKVTRDSARHTIEDLNVSSQLHGDFENAHLDGDNAHVVPTDTQKNTVYSFARDGVGSPEAFLGRLGKHFTSEFAWVNGGRWSAEQYFWDRIEDHDHSFSRNKSEVRTAALEVENGRFHFLAGIRDLTVLKSTGSEFTGFPVDKYTTLQEATDRILATDVTARWRYDDVAADAGTIDFNAIYASVRGLLLKGFSATHSLALQQSMFEMGKLVLEAHPEIQEIRMSLPNKHHFLVDLSPFGQENPNEVFFAADRPYGLIEATITREGVPATHSVWENTPGFC; the protein is encoded by the coding sequence ATGACCACCACAGCAGAAGCGAAGACCGGCACCAGCATCATCCTGGGCAAGAACCAGTTCGGCAAGGCCGAAGTTCGGGTAGTCAAGGTGACCCGTGACTCCGCGCGGCACACCATCGAGGACCTGAATGTCAGCTCTCAGCTGCATGGAGACTTCGAAAACGCGCACCTGGACGGCGATAATGCCCACGTGGTTCCGACCGACACGCAGAAGAATACCGTGTATTCCTTCGCTCGCGACGGAGTGGGTTCCCCGGAAGCATTCTTGGGGCGTCTTGGTAAGCACTTCACCTCGGAATTCGCATGGGTCAACGGCGGCCGCTGGTCGGCCGAGCAGTACTTCTGGGACCGCATCGAGGACCACGACCACTCGTTCTCGCGGAACAAGTCCGAGGTACGCACCGCCGCGCTCGAGGTGGAGAACGGCCGCTTCCACTTCCTGGCGGGCATCCGGGACCTGACGGTCCTGAAGTCGACTGGCAGCGAGTTCACCGGGTTCCCTGTGGACAAGTACACCACGCTGCAGGAAGCCACCGATCGGATCCTGGCCACGGATGTCACTGCCCGCTGGCGCTACGACGATGTGGCGGCAGACGCCGGCACCATCGACTTCAACGCCATATACGCCTCGGTGCGCGGGCTGCTGCTGAAGGGCTTCTCCGCCACGCACTCGCTAGCCCTGCAGCAATCGATGTTTGAGATGGGCAAGCTGGTCCTGGAAGCCCACCCGGAAATCCAGGAAATCCGCATGTCTTTGCCGAACAAGCACCACTTCCTCGTTGACCTCTCGCCCTTCGGGCAGGAGAATCCCAACGAGGTGTTCTTTGCGGCTGATCGCCCGTACGGGCTGATCGAGGCCACGATCACGCGTGAAGGGGTCCCCGCCACGCATTCAGTTTGGGAAAATACGCCCGGTTTCTGCTAG
- the uraH gene encoding hydroxyisourate hydrolase, translated as MSSLPAEVSHITTHVLDTGTGRPASGVKATLEAKTASGWQEIGSGFTDGDGRIRNLGPVQVEVGTYRVGFDTGAYFGKQGTETFFPTVTIDFQVSSTTDHYHVPLLISPFAYSTYRGS; from the coding sequence ATGAGCTCATTACCGGCTGAAGTCAGCCATATCACCACCCATGTACTCGACACCGGGACCGGGAGGCCCGCCTCCGGTGTCAAGGCCACGCTGGAAGCTAAGACGGCATCCGGCTGGCAAGAAATCGGATCCGGGTTCACTGACGGCGATGGCCGCATCAGAAACCTGGGACCGGTTCAGGTTGAAGTCGGCACCTACCGCGTCGGATTCGACACTGGCGCCTACTTCGGGAAGCAGGGAACGGAAACTTTCTTCCCCACGGTAACAATCGATTTCCAGGTGTCTAGCACCACCGATCACTACCATGTACCCCTTCTTATCAGCCCGTTTGCATATTCCACGTACCGAGGGAGCTAA